The following are encoded together in the Oreochromis aureus strain Israel breed Guangdong linkage group 18, ZZ_aureus, whole genome shotgun sequence genome:
- the ccl20a.4 gene encoding C-C motif chemokine 26 gives MAKFAVRVSVLLVLLLVALNESSSKKYCCTRYQQKPVPVKWLKSYTVQDDNCNIRAIIFKTVKNRHICANPEDKWVNIAIPLLPRKH, from the exons ATGGCAAAGTTCGCCGTGCGTGTCTCCGTACTGCTGGTGTTGCTGCTGGTGGCACTGAATGAAAGCA GTTCCAAGAAATATTGCTGCACACGGTACCAACAAAAACCTGTCCCAGTAAAATGGCTGAAAAGCTACACAGTCCAAGATGATAACTGCAATATCAGGGCAATAAT TTTCAAGACTGTGAAAAACAGACATATCTGTGCCAATCCTGAAGACAAGTGGGTGAATATTGCCATTCCGTTACTGCCACG aaaacactga